A stretch of Procambarus clarkii isolate CNS0578487 chromosome 80, FALCON_Pclarkii_2.0, whole genome shotgun sequence DNA encodes these proteins:
- the PolD2 gene encoding DNA polymerase delta subunit 2, which produces MILEGFERIVKSEELLSVPGEAGEVYERRGVRYEDLSGKYTLWGSKDVTRQYYKMYAARLHKMRPKVEAKAAIKWGNASLKRLQELSEDCGRCYIVGTFFKRQELKPSILKEISEEHHLMPQPVVEKYVSAEDDIILEDEVQRIQLVGNIDVPKLITGLVSAVLGKEGDGGKFIVEDVCFAGLPTPVPREVIEEDRFVLLVSGLELSASVDSLLPLELLVDYVSGHLGHSQEQAAVAQVSRIIIAGNSVSSAKGEKEKPDKVKLMKELDDILTQIASVCPVDIMPGEFDPANNVMPQQPLHRCMFPKASVYSSMKSVTNPYECEIGGRAFIGMSGQNVKNISQCSTVEDPLDVLERLCEWGHLAPTAPDTLTAYPYYKEEPFVMDLCPDVMFAGNQESFGSRIMKGEGGHKVTLVSVPRFSSTSTCVLVNLRTLQCQPMCFSADSLDLIDSCKQEAEK; this is translated from the exons ATGATTTTGGAAGGGTTTGAACGTATTGTGAAGAGTGAGGAGCTGCTGAGTgtgccaggtgaggcaggtgaggtgtATGAGCGGCGAGGCGTGAGATACGAAGACCTGTCCGGCAAGTACACACTGTGGGGGAGCAAGGATGTCACTCGCCAGTACTACAAGATGTATGCCGCCAGGCTGCACAAGATGCGGCCCAAGGTGGAGGCCAAGGCTGCCATCAAGTGGG GTAATGCCAGCTTAAAGCGACTCCAGGAGCTGAGTGAAGATTGCGGAAGATGCTATATTGTTGGTACGTTTTTTAAACGCCAAGAACTCAAGCCATCCATACTCAAGGAGATATCAGAAGAA CACCACCTGATGCCACAACCGGTTGTCGAGAAGTATGTGAGCGCTGAGGACGATATTATTCTTGAGGACGAAGTGCAGAGAATACAGCTTGTGGGCAATATAGATGTGCCAAAACTTATAACCG GTTTGGTTTCTGCTGTGCTCGGCAAAGAAGGCGACGGGGGCAAATTTATCGTTGAGGATGTGTGTTTTGCTGGCCTTCCCACTCCCGTTCCCCGTGAAGTAATTGAGGAAGACAG GTTTGTTTTGTTAGTGTCGGGGTTGGAGCTGAGTGCATCGGTTGACAGTCTCTTACCGCTGGAGTTGTTGGTTGACTACGTGTCGGGCCACCTGGGACATTCTCAAGAGCAGGCAGCAGTCGCTCAGGTCTCCAGGATAATTATTGCTG GCAATTCAGTAAGTAGTGCCAAGGGCGAAAAGGAGAAGCCAGACAAGGTAAAGCTGATGAAGGAGCTGGACGACATCCTCACGCAGATTGCG AGTGTTTGCCCGGTGGACATCATGCCTGGGGAATTTGACCCGGCCAATAATGTGATGCCACAACAACCGCTTCATCGTTGTATGTTTCCTAAG GCTAGTGTATATTCATCAATGAAGAGTGTAACAAATCCATACGAATGTGAGATTGGTGGTCGAGCATTTATTGGAATGTCGGGACAGAATGTGAAAAATATTAGCCAGTGTTCAACAGTTGAGGATCCTCTTGACGTACTGGAGCGGTTGTGTGAGTGGGGTCATCTGGCGCCCACGGCACCAGACACGCTTA CGGCATATCCCTACTACAAGGAAGAGCCATTTGTGATGGATTTGTGTCCTGACGTTATGTTTGCTGGGAATCAAGAATCTTTCGGCAGTCGCATTATGAAAG GTGAAGGTGGCCATAAAGTTACGTTGGTGAGCGTTCCTCGGTTCAGTAGTACAAGCACCTGCGTCTTGGTGAATCTCCGAACACTTCAGTGCCAACCAATGTGCTTCTCTGCTGACTCTTTAGATTTGATTGATTCATGCAAACAAGAAGCAGAGAAATGA